Proteins found in one Oryza glaberrima chromosome 4, OglaRS2, whole genome shotgun sequence genomic segment:
- the LOC127771351 gene encoding uncharacterized protein LOC127771351, translating to MEMEDIEDVLGPAGLAVGGAPPGLRLPLAAVAVKPKRPRSSRVAQTRPQPEARIPGTQTIYVKTFGCSHNQSDSEYMSGQLSAFGYAITEEPEGADLWLINTCTVKNPSQSAMTTLISKCKSANKPLVVAGCVPQGSRDLKELEGISVIGVQQIDRVVEVVEETLKGHEVRLLSRKTLPSLDLPKVRKNKFIEILPINVGCLGACTYCKTKHARGHLGSYTIESLVDRVKIVVSEGVREIWLSSEDTGAYGRDIGTNLPNLLNGIVAELPADRSTMLRIGMTNPPFILEHLKEIASVLCHPCVYSFLHVPVQSGSDAVLTAMNREYTVSEFRRVVDTLCELVPGMQIATDIICGFPGETDEDFSQTVNLVKQYQFPQVHISQFYPRPGTPAARMKKVSSVEVKKRSRELTSVFESFSPYQGMEGKVERIWITEIATDGVHLVGHTKGYIQVLVIAPDSMLGTSADVKITSVGRWSVFGEVIEGSVVAKETQKHNHSELQEEYRPSQVEEATCCGTDSCNPGPERSENSTPQSCGDATHQEAVQSKLVRRNVEGAVKSSESDTAKQVGENQRLNVAARRFPDVDTILWGGLAVSFATTVTLIALLAYKISSTPSY from the exons atggagatggaggacaTCGAGGACGTGCTGGGGCCGGCCGGGCTCGCCGTCGGCGGGGCGCCTCCGGGGCTCCGtctcccgctcgccgccgtcgccgtgaagCCCAAGCGTCCGAGATCGTCCAGGGTCGCGCAGACCCGGCCGCAGCCCGAGGCCCGGATCCCCGGGACGCAG ACGATATATGTGAAGACGTTCGGGTGCTCGCATAACCAG AGTGACAGTGAGTACATGTCAGGGCAGCTGTCAGCGTTTGGATATGCGATCACTGAAGAGCCCGAAGGAGCGGATTTGTGGCTAATTAACAC ATGCACTGTGAAAAACCCAAGTCAGTCTGCCATGACAACTCTCATATCGAAGTGCAAGAGTGCAAACAAGCCTTTGGTTGTGGCTGGATGTGTACCACAAGGAAGCCGGGATCTGAAAGAGCTTGAAGGTATTAGCGTTATTGGAGTGCAACAGATTGACCGCGTTGTTGAAGTTGTTGAAGAAACCTTAAAAGGCCATGAGGTTCGGTTGTTGAGTCGGAAAACACTGCCCTCACTTGATTTACCTAAG GTAAGGAAGAACAAATTTATCGAGATTCTTCCTATTAATGTTGGGTGTTTGGGTGCTTGCACATACTGCAAGACAAAGCATGCTCGTGGTCATCTTGGAAGCTATACTATAGAAAGTTTG GTAGATCGTGTGAAAATTGTTGTCTCTGAAGGTGTCCGAGAAATATGGTTGAGTAGTGAGGATACTGGTGCTTATG GCAGGGATATCGGTACAAATCTTCCAAATCTATTAAATGGAATTGTTGCTGAGCTTCCTGCGGACAGAAGCACGATGCTTCGCATTGGCATGACCAATCCTCCTTTCATATTGGAGCATTTGAAGGAGATTGCTAGTGTTTTGTGCCATCCCTGTGTTTATTCTTTCCTCCACGTTCCTGTACAATCAGGAAGTGATGCAGTTTTAACG GCAATGAATCGTGAATACACTGTGAGTGAATTCAGGAGGGTAGTTGACACTCTTTGTGAGCTTGTCCCTGGAATGCAAATTGCTACAGATATTATTTGTGGATTCCCCG GTGAGACTGATGAGGATTTCTCTCAAACTGTTAACCTTGTAAAACAATATCAATTCCCTCAGGTTCACATATCACAATTCTACCCCAGACCAG GAACACCTGCTGCTAGGATGAAAAAGGTTTCAAGCGTTGAAGTGAAGAAAAGGAGCCGTGAATTGACCTCAGTTTTCGAGTCATTTTCACCCTACCAAGGAATGGAAGGCAAAGTAGAGAGGATATGGATCACTGAAATAGCTACTGATGGTGTTCATTTG GTTGGACATACCAAAGGATATATCCAGGTGCTTGTCATTGCTCCTGATAGCATGTTAGGAACATCAGCAGATGTGAAGATCACATCTGTTGGGAGATGGTCTGTGTTTGGTGAAGTGATAGAAGGATCCGTTGTAGCAAAGGAAACACAGAAGCATAATCACAGTGAACTGCAAGAAGAATACAGGCCAAGTCAGGTTGAGGAAGCCACTTGCTGCGGCACGGACTCTTGCAATCCCGGTCCAGAGCGATCCGAAAATTCGACGCCCCAATCCTGTGGTGATGCTACTCATCAGGAAGCTGTTCAGTCTAAACTTGTGAGAAGAAATGTTGAAGGAGCGGTGAAAAGTAGCGAAAGTGATACAGCGAAACAGGTAGGGGAGAATCAGCGACTAAATGTAGCAGCTAGGAGGTTCCCAGATGTTGATACGATTCTGTGGGGTGGTTTGGCCGTGAGCTTTGCCACGACAGTAACCCTCATTGCACTGCTAGCTTACAAGATTTCTTCCACGCCCTCCTACTAG
- the LOC127771352 gene encoding uncharacterized protein LOC127771352, with the protein MHFYRGSLCFFALSSLHSTHWNWKLTSVRPMPRRAALAMMNVVAIGLVLSTLAAAGVWSPAPTPPPSTAGEHVVREGRRVVIVEYEREHPLYPGDAVKETHVLPPDSLDGGEGRLTDKARGAVSDAADRVADAAEGGKEKMSDAKESATGKVFGAVKRCKDRLCGAAREAEEGAKDKASAGEHGAEEAARGAEEALSHAKEIAEDKVFDAASKVKETAVGAKDKVSEAAGKAKERASHVQHGAAETVRNAKDKVSHAARHARESARERAMDAKDRVSDVAERAEQCTEDAAGRAARKAARAEEAVKAKAGEAASNLSDIARRARDVASDAAAHLLGGGPREAARTATAVMHLLGFAAAYGASLWVTFVSSYVLAAALPRQQLAMVQSKLFPVYFRAVAYGVGLALAAHLLGRERSSLAARAQSVNLLAALALVLANMLLLEPKATKVMFERMKVEKEEGRGRDMADIVDPPTVTVAAGNTATTTTVPTAAARKPAGNNNMAAKSAAAAAPVDEQTSKSRVATLNQRLKKLNGYSSLCNVLCLMALTWHLVHLARRLQMASVC; encoded by the exons ATGCACTTTTACCGCGGTAGCTTATGCTTCTTCGCACTGAGCTCCCTCCACTCCACTCACTGGAACTGGAAGCTTACGAGTGTTCGTCCAATGCCACGGCGTGCCGCTCTCGCCATGATGAACGTGGTGGCCATCGGGCTCGTGCTCTCCACCCTGGCCGCGGCCGGCGtgtggtcgccggcgccgacgccaccgccgtccaCGGCCGGCGAGCACGTCGTCCGGGAGGGACGCCGCGTGGTCATCGTCGAGTACGAGCGGGAGCACCCGCTGTACCCCGGCGACGCCGTGAAGGAGACGCACGTCCTGCCCCCTGActccctcgacggcggcgagggcaggCTCACGGACAAGGCCAGGGGCGCAGTCTCCGACGCGGCCGACAGGGtggccgacgcggcggagggcggcaaggAGAAGATGTCCGACGCCAAGGAGAGCGCGACGGGGAAGGTGTTCGGCGCGGTGAAGCGGTGCAAGGACAGGCTCTGCGGCGCGGCcagggaggcggaggagggcgcgAAGGACAAGGCGTCGGCAGGCGAGcacggcgcggaggaggcggcgagagGTGCAGAGGAGGCGCTCTCGCATGCTAAGGAGATAGCTGAggacaaggtgttcgacgctGCGTCCAAAGTGAAGGAGACCGCCGTGGGAGCCAAGGACAAGGTCTCCGAAGCGGCGGGCAAAGCCAAGGAGAGGGCGTCTCACGTCCAGCACGGAGCAGCAGAGACCGTGAGGAATGCCAAGGACAAGGTCTCTCACGCCGCGAGACATGCCCGGGAGAGCGCTAGGGAGCGCGCCATGGACGCCAAGGACAGGGTCTCCGACGTCGCCGAGAGAGCCGAGCAGTGCACGGAGGACGCcgcggggcgcgcggcgcggaagGCGGCGCGGGCCGAGGAGGCCGTGAAGGCgaaggccggcgaggcggccagCAACCTCTCCGACATCGCGCGGAGGGCGCGCGACGTGgcgtccgacgccgccgcgcacctcctcggcggcgggccCAGGGAGGCGGCGCGCACCGCGACGGCGGTGATGCACCTGCTGGGGTTCGCCGCGGCGTACGGCGCGTCCCTGTGGGTGACGTTCGTGTCCAGCTacgtcctcgccgcggcgctgccCCGGCAGCAGCTCGCCATGGTGCAGAGCAAGCTGTTCCCGGTGTACTTCCGCGCCGTGGCGTacggcgtcggcctcgcgcTCGCGGCGCACCTGCTCGGCCGCGAGCGCAGctccctcgccgcgcgcgcccagAGCGTcaacctcctcgccgcgctcgccctgGTCCTCGCCAACATGCTGCTCCTCGAGCCAAAAGCCACCAAA GTGATGTTCGAGAGGATGAAGGTGGAGAAGGAGGAAGGCAGGGGGAGGGACATGGCCGACATCGTCGACCCGCCAACGGTCACCGTCGCGGCGGGCaacacggccaccaccaccaccgttcccacggcggcggcgcgcaagCCGGCAGGCAACAACAACATGGCGgcgaagtcggcggcggcggcggcgccggtggacgAGCAGACGTCCAAGAGCCGGGTGGCGACGCTGAACCAGCGGCTCAAGAAGCTGAACGGCTACTCGTCTCTGTGCAACGTGCTGTGTCTgatggcgctgacgtggcacctcGTGCACCTGGCACGTCGCCTCCAGATGGCCAGCGTCTGCTAG
- the LOC127771353 gene encoding zinc-finger homeodomain protein 8, with translation MMDHLSLVPYEGGSAGGGGGGGGGGGGKYKECMRNHAAAMGGQAFDGCGEYMPASPDSLKCAACGCHRSFHRRAAAGIGGGPVFFRPPPPPQPHSHHAALQGFLPSSVPAPPPPPQLALPYHAVPAAAWHHAAAAAAGRAGSETPPRMDDFGPGSAGGSGSGGGGIFGRKRFRTKFTPEQKERMREFAEKQGWRINRNDDGALDRFCVEIGVKRHVLKVWMHNHKNQLASSPTSAAAAAAGVMNPGAGIGLGTGISGDGDGDDDDTDDSPPRAAVSSPSPSPISV, from the coding sequence ATGATGGATCACCTGAGCCTGGTGCCCTACGagggcggcagcgccggcgggggaggaggtggaggtggaggtggtggagggaaGTACAAGGAGTGCATGCGGAAccacgcggcggcgatgggcgggcAGGCGTTCGACGGGTGCGGGGAGTACATGCCGGCGTCGCCCGACTCGCTCAAGTGCGCCGCGTGCGGCTGCCACCGCAGcttccaccgccgcgccgccgcgggcatCGGCGGCGGGCCGGTGTTcttccgcccgccgccaccgccacagccGCACTCGCACCACGCCGCGCTGCAGGGCTTCCTCCCGTCGtccgtgccggcgccgccgccgccgcctcagctcGCCCTTCCGTACCACGCCGTGCCCGCCGCGGCGTGgcaccacgcggcggcggcggcggcaggccgcGCCGGCTCGGAGACGCCCCCGCGGATGGACGACTTCGGCCCCGGCAGCgccggcgggagcgggagcggcggcggcggcatcttcGGGCGGAAGCGGTTCCGGACCAAGTTCACGCCGGAGCAGAAGGAGCGGATGCGGGAGTTCGCCGAGAAGCAAGGGTGGCGCATCAACcgcaacgacgacggcgccctGGACCGCTTCTGCGTCGAGATCGGCGTCAAGCGCCACGTCCTCAAGGTCTGGATGCACAACCACAAGAACCAGCTCGCCTCCTccccgacctccgccgccgccgccgccgccggcgtcatgAACCCCGGCGCCGGCATCGGCCTCGGCACCGGCatcagcggcgacggcgacggcgacgacgacgacaccgacgactccccgccccgcgccgccgtgtcctccccctccccttcaccGATCAGCGTCTAG
- the LOC127771240 gene encoding kinesin-like protein KIN-7E, chloroplastic isoform X1 produces MSSSSRPGRASISPFRSRRTSAAGGGAGVAAAAHPPPARTSSGGRPSTPSSSSSAAGGGRPTTPSSSSAGGRPTTPSAAFARSTTPSSGRPTTPSSASSRAAGRAPPVAAVDAANAKENIMVTVRFRPLSPREINKGDEVAWYADGDNMVRNEYNPSIAYAFDKVFGPATTTRHVYDIAAQHVVSGAMEGINGTVFAYGVTSSGKTHTMHGEQKSPGIIPLAVKDVFSIIQDTPGREFLLRVSYLEIYNEVINDLLDPIGQNLRIREDAQGTYVEGIKEEVVLSPAHALSLIASGEEHRHVGSNNFNLVSSRSHTIFTLTIESSPSGENDEGEVKLSQLNLIDLAGSESSKTETTGLRRKEGSYINKSLLTLGTVIAKLTDGKATHIPYRDSKLTRLLQSSLSGHGRISLICTVTPASSNSEETHNTLKFAHRSKHIEIKASQNKIIDEKSLIKKYQKEITCLKEELQQLRRGMMGNGYIPPTDQEDLVSLKLQLEAGQVKLQSRLEEEEEAKAALMGRIQRLTKLILVSTKSSISSNVSGKASLRRRHSFGEDELAYLPDRKREYSMEDDDVSLDSEFSVEGKLDSNNPDESLRFDRRNRRRGMLGWFKLKKSDQLSGLSTSVDSESTASGSPSFSRSSQQKNPLLDLKDGRRKSMTRKGDDPALTDSFPGRTQAGDLFSAASRARHHLPSGTTIVDQIDLLQEQVKMLAGEVALCTSSLKRLSEQAANNPDDSQIQEQIEKLKNEIDEKKSHIRVLEQRMAQSLETTEDPAIRTEMSQTFSKLSTQLSEKTFELEIMSADNRILQDQLQAKVSENAELVETVAQLRQEIDNLLKTAKNEDNVASMQSSEPSSTSSNPRDLANEVASHSKMPSRTTEDHTESPLKSQVLLQAAEIENLKLDKLRLAEEKDGLEIHSQKLAEESSYAKELAAAAAVELKNLAEEVTRLSYENAKLNADLAAAKDQTRSSIQSDTTRRDQENGIFVEELQKELVASCQREAVLEDTLSQRARRESELLKVIEDAKCREHDLENELANMWMLVAELKKENSQEDLFQFKATQNGYHSSKSDTGRMMSGMEASDNRNWDGVSVSTYEEAKAAYNVQRRRCKELEGIVSRLKGEDLRGLDVKVLEELQNFHIEALSRICQEKMANQVL; encoded by the exons atgtcgtcgtcgtcgaggccggGGCGGGCCAGCATCTCCCCGTTCCGATCCCGCCGCACGTCGGCAGCGGGGGGCggggcgggggtggcggcggcggcgcatcctcctccggcgaggACGTCGTCGGGGGGGCGACCCTcgacgccttcctcctcctcctccgccgccggcggtggccggcccaccaccccgtcgtcgtcgtccgccggtGGCCGGCCCACCACCCCCTCCGCGGCGTTCGCGCGGTCCACCACCCCGTCCTCCGGGAGGCCGACGACGCCCTCGTCGGCCTCCTCGAGGGCGGCCGGGAGGGCGCCGCCCgtcgcggcggtggacgcggccAATGCCAAGGAGAACATCATGGTCACCGTCCGCTTCCGGCCCCTCAg TCCTAGAGAGATCAACAAGGGGGACGAGGTGGCGTGGTACGCCGACGGCGACAACATGGTGCGCAACGAGTACAATCCGAGTATCGCCTATGCTTTTG ATAAAGTTTTTGGCCCTGCTACTACTACTCGTCATGTATATGATATTGCTGCTCAGCATGTTGTAAGTGGTGCTATGGAAGGAATCAATG GCACTGTTTTTGCGTATGGTGTAACTAGTAGCGGTAAAACTCACACCATGCAT GGGGAACAAAAATCACCTGGAATTATCCCATTGGCAGTGAAGGATGTTTTCAGCATTATTCAAGAT ACACCTGGACGAGAATTTCTTCTACGAGTTTCATATCTTGAAATATACAATGAG GTTATCAACGATTTACTTGATCCAATTGGACAAAATCTCAGAATTCGAGAAGATGCACAG GGAACTTATGTGGAAGGGATAAAAGAAGAGGTTGTTTTATCACCTGCACATGCACTCTCTCTAATAGCATCTGGCGAAG AGCATAGACATGTTGGCTCAAACAACTTCAATCTTGTCAGCAGTCGGAGCCATACTATCTTCACATTG ACTATTGAGAGTAGCCCCTCTGGTGAGAATGATGAAGGAGAAGTCAAATTGTCTCAGTTG AATTTGATTGATCTTGCTGGGTCTGAGAGTTCCAAGACTGAAACAACTGGATTACGACGCAAAGAAGGTTCATACATAAACAAAAGTCTGCTCACCCTTGGAACT GTAATTGCTAAACTTACAGATGGTAAGGCTACCCATATTCCTTATAGAGACTCAAAGCTCACACGCTTACTTCAGTCCTCTCTTAGTGGGCATGGGCGCATTTCT CTTATTTGCACAGTTACCCCTGCTTCCAGCAACAGTGAAGAGACACATAATACATTAAAATTTGCCCACAGGAGCAAGCATATAGAAATAAAGGCTTCTCAAAATAAG ATAATTGATGAGAAGTCTTTGATAAAGAAGTATCAAAAAGAGATAACCTGCTTGAAAGAAGAGCTGCAGCAACTAAGACGTGGTATGATGGGTAATGGGTACATTCCTCCAACAGATCAAGAGGATCTTGTTAGCTTAAAACTGcag CTTGAAGCTGGTCAAGTGAAACTCCAGTCAAGgctagaagaggaggaagaagcaaaAGCTGCATTGATGGGTAGAATTCAGAGGTTAACAAAATTGATATTGGTATCAACGAAAAGTTCCATATCCTCAAATGTTTCAGGAAAGGCTAGCCTCCGTCGACGGCATTCATTTGGGGAAGATGAG CTTGCTTATTTGCCTGATCGGAAGCGGGAGTACTCCATGGAGGATGATGATGTTAGTCTCGATTCAGAGTTTTCTGTTGAAGGAAAACTTGATTCTAACAATCCTGATGAGTCACTGAGGTTTGATAGAAGGAATCGCAGACGGGGAATGCTTGGTTGGTTCAAACTAAAG AAGTCAGATCAACTGTCAGGACTATCGACTAGTGTAGACAGTGAAAGCACAGCTAGCGGCTCACCTTCCTTTTCTAGATCATCGCAACAAAAAAACCCGCTTCTTGACCTGAAGGATGGTCGAAGAAAATCTATGACTAGGAAAGGAGATGACCCAGCACTTACTGATTCTTTTCCAGGGAGGACTCAAGCAGGTGATTTATTTAGTGCTGCATCTAGAGCACGGCACCATCTTCCG AGTGGAACAACTATCGTGGATCAAATTGATCTTCTTCAAGAGCAGGTTAAAATGCTGGCTGGGGAAGTTGCACTTTGTACAAGCTCACTCAAAAGGTTGTCAGAGCAAGCTGCAAACAATCCTGATGATTCACAAATTCAG GAAcaaattgaaaaattgaaaaatgaaATTGACGAAAAGAAATCGCATATACGTGTGCTGGAGCAGCGTATGGCGCAATCATTGGAAACTACCGAAGACCCAGCTATTAGGACTGAAATGTCCCAG ACCTTTTCAAAGTTAAGCACACAATTGAGCGAGAAGACATTTGAGTTGGAG ATCATGTCTGCAGATAATAGAATTCTTCAGGACCAGCTACAAGCAAAG GTATCAGAAAATGCAGAACTCGTAGAAACAGTTGCTCAACTGAGGCAAGAAATTGATAATCTGTTGAAGACTGCCAAAAACGAGGATAATGTGGCTAGTATGCAGTCAAGTGAGCCATCAAGTACAAGCAGCAATCCTAGGGATCTGGCAAATGAAGTTGCAAGTCATTCAAAAATGCCCTCTAGAACAACTGAAGATCATACGGAGTCACCACTGAAATCTCAAGTGCTCTTGCAG GCTGCAGAAATCGAGAATTTGAAGCTAGACAAGCTGAGGTTGGCAGAAGAGAAAGATGGGCTGGAAATTCACAGTCAAAAGCTGGCTGAAGAATCATCCTATGCTAAAGAATTGGCAGCTGCCGCTGCAGTTGAACTAAAGAACTTGGCAGAAGAAGTTACGAGGCTTTCTTATGAAAATGCAAAGCTGAATGCAGATTTAGCTGCAGCAAAAGATCAAACAAGGAGCAGTATCCAGAGTGACACAACACGCCGTGATCAGGAGAATGGAATCTTTGTAGAGGAGCTGCAGAAAGAGTTGGTTGCTAGCTGTCAGAGGGAGGCTGTGTTAGAGGACACATTGTCCCAAAGGGCCCGAAGAGAGAGTGAACTTCTAAAGGTTATTGAAGATGCAAAATGCCGTGAGCATGATTTGGAAAATGAACTGGCAAACATGTGGATGCTTGTTGCAGAgttaaagaaagaaaattcTCAGGAGGACTTGTTCCAATTCAAGGCAACACAAAACGGCTATCATTCATCGAAGAGTGATACTGGCAGGATGATGAGTGGAATGGAAGCTTCAGATAATAGGAACTGGGATGGTGTCAGTGTCAGCACTTATGAAGAAGCAAAAGCGGCATACAATGTTCAAAGAAGGCGCTGCAAAGAGTTGGAAGGCATTGTTTCCAGATTGAAG GGCGAGGATCTAAGAGGCTTAGATGTCAAAGTCCTGGAAGAGTTacaaaattttcatatagaagCGTTGTCAAGGATTTGCCAAGAAAAG ATGGCAAATCAGGTGCTATAG
- the LOC127771240 gene encoding kinesin-like protein KIN-7E, chloroplastic isoform X2, translating to MRALGTVFAYGVTSSGKTHTMHGEQKSPGIIPLAVKDVFSIIQDTPGREFLLRVSYLEIYNEVINDLLDPIGQNLRIREDAQGTYVEGIKEEVVLSPAHALSLIASGEEHRHVGSNNFNLVSSRSHTIFTLTIESSPSGENDEGEVKLSQLNLIDLAGSESSKTETTGLRRKEGSYINKSLLTLGTVIAKLTDGKATHIPYRDSKLTRLLQSSLSGHGRISLICTVTPASSNSEETHNTLKFAHRSKHIEIKASQNKIIDEKSLIKKYQKEITCLKEELQQLRRGMMGNGYIPPTDQEDLVSLKLQLEAGQVKLQSRLEEEEEAKAALMGRIQRLTKLILVSTKSSISSNVSGKASLRRRHSFGEDELAYLPDRKREYSMEDDDVSLDSEFSVEGKLDSNNPDESLRFDRRNRRRGMLGWFKLKKSDQLSGLSTSVDSESTASGSPSFSRSSQQKNPLLDLKDGRRKSMTRKGDDPALTDSFPGRTQAGDLFSAASRARHHLPSGTTIVDQIDLLQEQVKMLAGEVALCTSSLKRLSEQAANNPDDSQIQEQIEKLKNEIDEKKSHIRVLEQRMAQSLETTEDPAIRTEMSQTFSKLSTQLSEKTFELEIMSADNRILQDQLQAKVSENAELVETVAQLRQEIDNLLKTAKNEDNVASMQSSEPSSTSSNPRDLANEVASHSKMPSRTTEDHTESPLKSQVLLQAAEIENLKLDKLRLAEEKDGLEIHSQKLAEESSYAKELAAAAAVELKNLAEEVTRLSYENAKLNADLAAAKDQTRSSIQSDTTRRDQENGIFVEELQKELVASCQREAVLEDTLSQRARRESELLKVIEDAKCREHDLENELANMWMLVAELKKENSQEDLFQFKATQNGYHSSKSDTGRMMSGMEASDNRNWDGVSVSTYEEAKAAYNVQRRRCKELEGIVSRLKGEDLRGLDVKVLEELQNFHIEALSRICQEKMANQVL from the exons ATGAGGGCCCTAG GCACTGTTTTTGCGTATGGTGTAACTAGTAGCGGTAAAACTCACACCATGCAT GGGGAACAAAAATCACCTGGAATTATCCCATTGGCAGTGAAGGATGTTTTCAGCATTATTCAAGAT ACACCTGGACGAGAATTTCTTCTACGAGTTTCATATCTTGAAATATACAATGAG GTTATCAACGATTTACTTGATCCAATTGGACAAAATCTCAGAATTCGAGAAGATGCACAG GGAACTTATGTGGAAGGGATAAAAGAAGAGGTTGTTTTATCACCTGCACATGCACTCTCTCTAATAGCATCTGGCGAAG AGCATAGACATGTTGGCTCAAACAACTTCAATCTTGTCAGCAGTCGGAGCCATACTATCTTCACATTG ACTATTGAGAGTAGCCCCTCTGGTGAGAATGATGAAGGAGAAGTCAAATTGTCTCAGTTG AATTTGATTGATCTTGCTGGGTCTGAGAGTTCCAAGACTGAAACAACTGGATTACGACGCAAAGAAGGTTCATACATAAACAAAAGTCTGCTCACCCTTGGAACT GTAATTGCTAAACTTACAGATGGTAAGGCTACCCATATTCCTTATAGAGACTCAAAGCTCACACGCTTACTTCAGTCCTCTCTTAGTGGGCATGGGCGCATTTCT CTTATTTGCACAGTTACCCCTGCTTCCAGCAACAGTGAAGAGACACATAATACATTAAAATTTGCCCACAGGAGCAAGCATATAGAAATAAAGGCTTCTCAAAATAAG ATAATTGATGAGAAGTCTTTGATAAAGAAGTATCAAAAAGAGATAACCTGCTTGAAAGAAGAGCTGCAGCAACTAAGACGTGGTATGATGGGTAATGGGTACATTCCTCCAACAGATCAAGAGGATCTTGTTAGCTTAAAACTGcag CTTGAAGCTGGTCAAGTGAAACTCCAGTCAAGgctagaagaggaggaagaagcaaaAGCTGCATTGATGGGTAGAATTCAGAGGTTAACAAAATTGATATTGGTATCAACGAAAAGTTCCATATCCTCAAATGTTTCAGGAAAGGCTAGCCTCCGTCGACGGCATTCATTTGGGGAAGATGAG CTTGCTTATTTGCCTGATCGGAAGCGGGAGTACTCCATGGAGGATGATGATGTTAGTCTCGATTCAGAGTTTTCTGTTGAAGGAAAACTTGATTCTAACAATCCTGATGAGTCACTGAGGTTTGATAGAAGGAATCGCAGACGGGGAATGCTTGGTTGGTTCAAACTAAAG AAGTCAGATCAACTGTCAGGACTATCGACTAGTGTAGACAGTGAAAGCACAGCTAGCGGCTCACCTTCCTTTTCTAGATCATCGCAACAAAAAAACCCGCTTCTTGACCTGAAGGATGGTCGAAGAAAATCTATGACTAGGAAAGGAGATGACCCAGCACTTACTGATTCTTTTCCAGGGAGGACTCAAGCAGGTGATTTATTTAGTGCTGCATCTAGAGCACGGCACCATCTTCCG AGTGGAACAACTATCGTGGATCAAATTGATCTTCTTCAAGAGCAGGTTAAAATGCTGGCTGGGGAAGTTGCACTTTGTACAAGCTCACTCAAAAGGTTGTCAGAGCAAGCTGCAAACAATCCTGATGATTCACAAATTCAG GAAcaaattgaaaaattgaaaaatgaaATTGACGAAAAGAAATCGCATATACGTGTGCTGGAGCAGCGTATGGCGCAATCATTGGAAACTACCGAAGACCCAGCTATTAGGACTGAAATGTCCCAG ACCTTTTCAAAGTTAAGCACACAATTGAGCGAGAAGACATTTGAGTTGGAG ATCATGTCTGCAGATAATAGAATTCTTCAGGACCAGCTACAAGCAAAG GTATCAGAAAATGCAGAACTCGTAGAAACAGTTGCTCAACTGAGGCAAGAAATTGATAATCTGTTGAAGACTGCCAAAAACGAGGATAATGTGGCTAGTATGCAGTCAAGTGAGCCATCAAGTACAAGCAGCAATCCTAGGGATCTGGCAAATGAAGTTGCAAGTCATTCAAAAATGCCCTCTAGAACAACTGAAGATCATACGGAGTCACCACTGAAATCTCAAGTGCTCTTGCAG GCTGCAGAAATCGAGAATTTGAAGCTAGACAAGCTGAGGTTGGCAGAAGAGAAAGATGGGCTGGAAATTCACAGTCAAAAGCTGGCTGAAGAATCATCCTATGCTAAAGAATTGGCAGCTGCCGCTGCAGTTGAACTAAAGAACTTGGCAGAAGAAGTTACGAGGCTTTCTTATGAAAATGCAAAGCTGAATGCAGATTTAGCTGCAGCAAAAGATCAAACAAGGAGCAGTATCCAGAGTGACACAACACGCCGTGATCAGGAGAATGGAATCTTTGTAGAGGAGCTGCAGAAAGAGTTGGTTGCTAGCTGTCAGAGGGAGGCTGTGTTAGAGGACACATTGTCCCAAAGGGCCCGAAGAGAGAGTGAACTTCTAAAGGTTATTGAAGATGCAAAATGCCGTGAGCATGATTTGGAAAATGAACTGGCAAACATGTGGATGCTTGTTGCAGAgttaaagaaagaaaattcTCAGGAGGACTTGTTCCAATTCAAGGCAACACAAAACGGCTATCATTCATCGAAGAGTGATACTGGCAGGATGATGAGTGGAATGGAAGCTTCAGATAATAGGAACTGGGATGGTGTCAGTGTCAGCACTTATGAAGAAGCAAAAGCGGCATACAATGTTCAAAGAAGGCGCTGCAAAGAGTTGGAAGGCATTGTTTCCAGATTGAAG GGCGAGGATCTAAGAGGCTTAGATGTCAAAGTCCTGGAAGAGTTacaaaattttcatatagaagCGTTGTCAAGGATTTGCCAAGAAAAG ATGGCAAATCAGGTGCTATAG